The nucleotide window ACCGCGGGCACCCGGAGCAGCGCGGGGCCGGTGTCGAAGGCGAAGCCGTCGCGCTCGAAGCGGCCCACCGCGCCGCCGTACGCCGCCGTGCGCTCGAACACCGCCACCCGGTGGCCCGCGACGGCCAGCCGGGCCGCGGCCGCCATCGCGCCCATCCCGGCGCCGATCACCACGATCCGTGCCATGTCAGGGACTGTATCGGCCGCCACCGACAGCCGGGGCCGCGGCCCCGGCCGCCGCCGGCGGCCGCCCGCCCCTGGGAGCCGGCCCGCCCGCGGAGGTCAGCCGGGCGGCGGCCCGGCCCGGCGCGCGAGCCGTCGCTCCTCGCGGCGCCGGGCCCTGCGGCGCAGGAACCGCCTGATCCGCGAGACGAGGAAAAAGAGCGCCAGCAGTCCCGTCAGCAGCAGGACGCCCGCGACGACGGCCGCGGCCCCGGGGTGGAACATCGCGAAGGTCAGGATCCCGGCGACCCCGAGATCCTCGGCGGTACTCATCACGACGTTGCTGAAGGGCTCGGGCGAAGTGTTGATCGCCATCCGCGTGCCGGCCTTGACGGTATGGCTGGCCAGGGCGGACGAGCCGCCGACCGCCCCGGCGGCCAGCTCGGACAGCGAACCGCTCTGTCCGGCCAGCAGCGCCCCGACGACGGCCCCCGACACCGGCCGGACCACGGTGTGGACGGTGTCCCACACCGAGTCCACGTACGGGATCTTGTCGGCGAAGGCCTCGCAGACGAACAGGACGCCCGCCGCGACGAGGACCTCGGGGCGCTGTAGCGACCCGGGCACCTCGTCGGTGAGCCCGGTCGCGCCGAAGAGGCCGAGGAGCAGCACCACCGCGTACGCGTTGACACCGCTGGCCCAGCCGCTGGTGAACACCAGGGGGAGTACGGACACGGACGCGATCGTAACCAGTCGGCGACGGCTCGGCCTGGGCATGAGTACGTACGGCTGAGTACGCGTACCCAGGAGGTGAGTTGAGTACGCGCACGGATGGGTGGCGGCCCGTGCGGACGGGACAGTGGTGGCACGGGAAGGGGCGCGGCTCCGGCACCGCCGACACGGGGCGGCGGAACGGTGCGGCGCCCTCCACCGCTCCTTCCGCCGAGCACTCGGCGGGAGCGAGACAAGGGGGGACCCGGGGGGACCGGAACACGGGAACCGCCGGGGGCACCACGGGGGGACGCACGGGGGTGCGAGGGGGAGATCAGGAGGGGCGCCGGTCCGGCGTGGCCCGCGGGGGACGCGGCCACGCCGGACCGGCGCCTACCCGCGTCCCGGGCGGCCCCC belongs to Streptomyces sp. V3I8 and includes:
- a CDS encoding DUF4126 domain-containing protein, producing the protein MSVLPLVFTSGWASGVNAYAVVLLLGLFGATGLTDEVPGSLQRPEVLVAAGVLFVCEAFADKIPYVDSVWDTVHTVVRPVSGAVVGALLAGQSGSLSELAAGAVGGSSALASHTVKAGTRMAINTSPEPFSNVVMSTAEDLGVAGILTFAMFHPGAAAVVAGVLLLTGLLALFFLVSRIRRFLRRRARRREERRLARRAGPPPG